The Bubalus kerabau isolate K-KA32 ecotype Philippines breed swamp buffalo chromosome 16, PCC_UOA_SB_1v2, whole genome shotgun sequence genome includes a region encoding these proteins:
- the POU4F2 gene encoding POU domain, class 4, transcription factor 2, with amino-acid sequence MMMMSLNSKQAFSMPHGGSLHVEPKYSALHSASPGSSAPAAPSASSPSSSSNAGGGGGSGGGGGGRNSSSSSSGSSGGSGGGSEAMRRACLPTPPSNIFGGLDESLLARAEALAAVDIVSQSKSHHHHPPHHSPFKPDATYHTMNTIPCTSAASSSSVPISHPSALAGTHHHHHHHHHHHHQPHQALEGELLEHLSPGLALGAMAGPDGAVVSTPAHAPHMATMNPMHQAALSMAHAHGLPSHMGCMSDVDADPRDLEAFAERFKQRRIKLGVTQADVGSALANLKIPGVGSLSQSTICRFESLTLSHNNMIALKPILQAWLEEAEKSHREKLTKPELFNGAEKKRKRTSIAAPEKRSLEAYFAIQPRPSSEKIAAIAEKLDLKKNVVRVWFCNQRQKQKRMKYSAGI; translated from the exons atgatgatgatgtcCTTGAACAGCAAGCAGGCGTTCAGCATGCCGCACGGCGGCAGCCTGCACGTGGAGCCCAAGTACTCGGCCTTGCACAGCGCCTCGCCCGGGTCCTCTGCACCCGCGGCGCCCTCCGCCAGCTCTCCGAGCAGCTCGAGCAAtgctggcggcggcggcgggagtgGCGGGGGCGGTGGAGGCCGGAACAGCAGCTCCAGTAGCAgtggcagcagcggcggcagcggcgggggCTCCGAGGCGATGCGGAGAGCGTGTCTTCCAACCCCACCG AGCAATATATTCGGCGGGCTGGATGAGAGTCTGCTGGCCCGCGCCGAGGCTCTGGCGGCGGTGGACATCGTCTCCCAGAGCAAGAGCCACCACCATCACCCGCCCCACCACAGCCCCTTCAAGCCGGACGCCACCTACCACACCATGAATACCATCCCGTGCACGTCGGCTGCCTCCTCTTCGTCGGTGCCCATCTCGCACCCGTCCGCGTTGGCGGGCacgcaccaccaccaccatcatcaccaccatcaccaccatcagccgCACCAGGCGCTGGAGGGCGAGCTGCTGGAGCACCTGAGTCCCGGCCTGGCGCTGGGTGCCATGGCGGGCCCCGACGGCGCCGTGGTGTCCACTCCAGCTCACGCGCCGCACATGGCTACCATGAACCCCATGCACCAAGCTGCTCTCAGCATGGCCCACGCGCACGGGCTGCCCTCACACATGGGCTGCATGAGCGACGTGGACGCCGACCCCCGGGACCTGGAGGCATTCGCCGAGCGCTTCAAGCAGCGACGCATCAAGCTGGGGGTGACCCAGGCCGATGTGGGCTCCGCGCTGGCCAACCTCAAGATCCCCGGTGTGGGCTCGCTCAGCCAGAGCACCATCTGCAGGTTCGAGTCCCTCACTTTGTCTCACAACAATATGATCGCGCTCAAACCCATCCTGCAAGCGTGGCTAGAGGAGGCGGAGAAGTCTCACCGTGAGAAGCTCACCAAGCCGGAGCTCTTCAACGGCGCGGAGAAGAAGCGCAAGCGCACGTCCATCGCGGCGCCAGAGAAGCGTTCGCTGGAAGCCTACTTCGCCATCCAGCCGCGGCCCTCCTCCGAAAAGATCGCCGCGATCGCCGAGAAGCTGGACCTTAAGAAAAACGTGGTGCGCGTCTGGTTCTGCAACCAGaggcagaaacagaaaagaatgaaatattccgCGGGCATTTAG